One genomic region from Vibrio sp. STUT-A11 encodes:
- a CDS encoding TRAP transporter small permease yields MKTLINLVNRAAHIAHLGAGFILVSMMFITLADVITRAIFDFTDGGIDWTFVGGIELIKFGLLFAILLTLPHSVAKSQVIVDLFTEKMNQRLKIYLEAFYNLGFALLGAGMSVRFYEAIESASLTGETTQDLQIPLQYIYVGVVIATVLLAVRALIIAGELVFHCHKQATKSGGDAPAKSSTKKSNVQQRNKEELV; encoded by the coding sequence ATGAAAACACTCATCAACCTAGTCAATCGTGCGGCACATATTGCCCACTTGGGCGCAGGTTTTATTTTGGTGTCGATGATGTTCATCACTCTTGCTGATGTCATCACTAGAGCGATTTTTGATTTTACTGATGGCGGCATCGACTGGACTTTTGTTGGGGGCATCGAGCTGATCAAGTTTGGTTTGCTATTTGCCATTTTGCTGACCCTGCCTCACTCGGTCGCTAAGTCTCAGGTCATCGTTGATCTGTTTACCGAGAAAATGAATCAGCGCCTGAAGATATATCTTGAAGCTTTCTACAACCTCGGTTTTGCACTACTAGGCGCAGGTATGTCAGTGCGCTTCTATGAAGCGATTGAATCGGCATCTCTTACCGGAGAAACCACACAGGATTTACAGATCCCGCTTCAATATATCTATGTAGGAGTGGTTATTGCGACGGTGCTACTTGCAGTCCGAGCGTTAATCATCGCAGGCGAGTTGGTTTTCCACTGTCATAAACAAGCGACTAAAAGTGGCGGTGATGCGCCAGCAAAGTCAAGCACCAAAAAAAGTAACGTGCAACAACGAAACAAAGAGGAGTTAGTCTAA
- a CDS encoding TRAP transporter substrate-binding protein, protein MNTIIKKTAATALSSLLLASPAFAADVTLRFGHFWPSVSDIHKEIYQKWADNVEADSNGRINVELYPSSTLAKPPAQYDAVKHRILDMTATVQGYSANRFPLTQIVELPGVVQNATQGSCVIQKLYEEGAFANEYKDSKPLFLFTHGAGLLHVKGKNIEQPSDLEGLRIRRPTAVIGGLLEELGALPVGMPAPQSYQSLQRGVIDGVALPWEGVKSFRINELAENHTEVGGLYSLAFIVTMNTDVYNSLDDELKAVIDKNSGAAWSQIAAQVFDDLDSKGLEEAQAAGHTINRIEELNNETTWKPIFDKVIENYLSDLESKGLAARDVYKRAMELSQDCI, encoded by the coding sequence ATGAATACGATTATTAAAAAGACTGCTGCCACTGCATTGTCATCACTTCTGCTAGCTTCGCCTGCGTTCGCCGCAGACGTTACATTGCGCTTCGGGCACTTTTGGCCTTCTGTATCTGATATTCATAAAGAGATCTATCAAAAGTGGGCTGACAACGTTGAAGCGGACTCCAATGGCCGTATCAACGTAGAGTTATACCCGTCTTCTACTCTCGCGAAACCACCAGCCCAATATGATGCCGTTAAACACCGTATTTTAGATATGACCGCAACGGTGCAAGGCTACTCAGCTAACCGCTTTCCTCTGACTCAAATCGTTGAGCTGCCAGGGGTGGTACAAAATGCAACTCAAGGTTCTTGTGTTATTCAGAAGCTATACGAAGAAGGCGCGTTTGCAAACGAATACAAGGATTCTAAACCGCTATTCCTATTTACCCACGGTGCCGGCTTATTGCACGTGAAAGGCAAAAATATTGAGCAACCTAGTGATCTGGAAGGTCTGCGTATTCGCCGTCCAACAGCAGTTATCGGCGGCTTACTAGAAGAGCTTGGTGCGTTACCTGTCGGTATGCCTGCGCCACAATCTTATCAATCTCTTCAGCGCGGCGTGATTGATGGTGTCGCTCTTCCTTGGGAAGGCGTAAAGAGCTTTAGAATAAATGAACTTGCGGAAAACCATACTGAAGTAGGTGGACTGTACTCTCTGGCATTCATCGTAACGATGAATACTGACGTCTACAATTCGCTTGATGATGAACTTAAAGCGGTTATCGACAAGAACTCAGGAGCTGCGTGGTCACAAATTGCAGCGCAAGTTTTTGATGATTTGGACAGCAAAGGGTTGGAAGAAGCTCAAGCGGCTGGGCACACCATCAATCGCATTGAAGAGTTAAACAACGAAACAACCTGGAAACCAATTTTCGATAAAGTGATCGAAAACTACTTGTCTGATTTAGAATCGAAAGGACTAGCCGCACGCGACGTATACAAGCGCGCAATGGAACTTTCTCAAGACTGTATTTAA
- a CDS encoding TRAP transporter large permease, whose product MDASTIGLICIALMLVMMAFRAPIALSMAVTGFVGFGSIVAFPSAMAILDSGPFETLSNYSFSPIPMFILMGVFASKAQMSQELFHGARTLFGRWRGGMALAAVTSCGVFSAISGSSLATAASMSRVALPEMEKNGYAMSLATGTLAAGGTLGIMIPPSIALLLYALITEQSVGDMFIAGLIPGLLGLFLYCATIAITVWLKPELATPGEKTSFAEKVKGLKGLVPFTGIFALIILGIYFGLFTPTEAAAIGAAGTLVIALFRGMKWKQFIEAVEETLAISSMIFFMIIGAEIFGYFLSVSRISYTLVEVVDSLQLSPYMVLFAVLLLFILLGCVMDSIAMLLLTVPVVYPLIQAAGFDPIWFGIVAVITVELGLITPPVGMNVFVIKSLAPDVSIKDMYKGVFPFVMSDVTRLLLIIGFPSLALGLL is encoded by the coding sequence ATGGATGCTTCAACGATTGGTCTAATTTGTATTGCGTTAATGTTGGTAATGATGGCATTCAGAGCTCCTATCGCGTTATCTATGGCGGTAACTGGGTTTGTTGGGTTCGGCTCTATTGTTGCTTTTCCTTCTGCAATGGCGATTCTGGATAGCGGCCCATTTGAGACCCTGTCTAACTATAGCTTTAGCCCTATTCCTATGTTTATCCTCATGGGGGTATTTGCCTCTAAAGCACAAATGTCTCAAGAGCTGTTTCATGGTGCAAGAACGCTATTTGGTCGCTGGCGTGGTGGTATGGCACTGGCAGCAGTAACATCTTGTGGTGTGTTCTCAGCTATCTCAGGCTCTTCTCTGGCGACTGCGGCGAGCATGTCTCGCGTCGCCTTGCCAGAAATGGAAAAGAATGGCTACGCAATGTCTTTGGCTACGGGGACACTGGCGGCAGGTGGTACGTTAGGCATCATGATCCCGCCTTCTATCGCCCTTCTGCTTTACGCCTTGATCACAGAGCAGTCTGTGGGTGATATGTTTATCGCTGGCCTAATTCCTGGATTACTCGGCCTGTTCCTATACTGTGCGACCATTGCTATCACAGTATGGTTAAAACCCGAGCTTGCAACACCAGGTGAGAAGACTTCCTTTGCAGAGAAAGTTAAAGGGCTTAAAGGCTTGGTTCCATTTACGGGTATCTTCGCTTTAATCATTCTCGGTATTTACTTTGGTCTGTTTACTCCAACTGAAGCGGCAGCTATTGGCGCGGCAGGTACGTTAGTTATCGCCCTATTCCGAGGAATGAAGTGGAAACAATTTATTGAAGCGGTAGAAGAAACGCTCGCCATCTCTTCCATGATCTTCTTTATGATCATCGGTGCCGAGATTTTTGGCTACTTCCTTTCAGTTTCAAGAATTTCTTACACATTGGTAGAAGTGGTTGATAGCTTGCAACTTTCTCCATACATGGTTCTGTTTGCGGTACTGTTGCTGTTCATCCTACTAGGCTGTGTGATGGATAGTATTGCGATGCTACTACTTACTGTTCCAGTGGTTTACCCACTCATTCAGGCAGCAGGCTTTGACCCAATCTGGTTCGGTATCGTTGCCGTTATTACCGTTGAACTCGGTCTAATTACACCGCCAGTTGGGATGAACGTATTTGTCATCAAGTCTTTAGCACCAGATGTTTCCATTAAAGATATGTATAAAGGCGTTTTCCCGTTCGTCATGTCAGATGTCACTCGACTGCTATTGATCATCGGCTTCCCATCGCTCGCTTTGGGACTTCTATAA
- a CDS encoding MBL fold metallo-hydrolase, whose translation MKIFRSGICVPAITYALGLLLSVSASAKTDVILLGTGTPVPDANRSGPSTAVVYNDTAFIFDAGGGMVQKAIEAAQKKGIKALYPTNIKHVFITHLHSDHILDISELAATYWWRRDDKVSLYGPVGTEKFVTGYYDMLSVDIGLRTSGKQPLKDPTNYQMNVTEYTESNTVYDQDGVKIEAFTVPHGDIRPAFGYKVTTPDKTVVISGDTAYSDKMIEVAKGADVLVHEVISEQGLSKLSEFWQNYHSTSHTRTSELAKIASEAKPKLLVLSHILHYSAPIESVVEEIQASYDGEVVLGNDLDIF comes from the coding sequence ATGAAAATCTTTAGATCAGGTATTTGTGTGCCTGCGATAACTTACGCCCTAGGTTTGCTGTTATCCGTCAGTGCTTCAGCCAAAACCGATGTCATCTTATTAGGAACGGGGACTCCTGTTCCCGACGCAAACCGCTCTGGCCCATCGACCGCCGTTGTGTACAACGATACTGCATTTATCTTTGATGCGGGCGGTGGCATGGTTCAAAAAGCCATTGAAGCAGCACAAAAGAAAGGCATCAAAGCCCTCTACCCTACCAACATCAAACACGTTTTCATCACCCACCTTCACAGTGACCATATTCTGGATATCTCAGAATTGGCAGCAACCTATTGGTGGCGACGTGACGACAAAGTATCGCTTTATGGCCCTGTCGGTACGGAAAAATTTGTCACTGGCTACTATGACATGTTGTCGGTTGATATTGGTTTACGCACAAGTGGTAAACAGCCGTTAAAAGACCCGACTAACTACCAGATGAACGTGACGGAATACACTGAAAGTAACACCGTTTACGATCAAGATGGCGTCAAAATCGAAGCGTTTACCGTGCCTCATGGTGATATCCGCCCTGCGTTTGGCTACAAAGTGACAACGCCAGACAAAACTGTGGTCATCAGTGGTGATACTGCTTATTCAGACAAGATGATCGAAGTCGCGAAAGGGGCTGATGTACTGGTGCACGAAGTGATCAGTGAGCAAGGGCTCTCAAAACTTTCTGAGTTTTGGCAAAATTATCATTCCACAAGTCACACCAGAACCAGTGAGCTAGCAAAGATAGCCTCTGAAGCAAAACCTAAATTGCTGGTGCTTAGCCATATCCTCCATTACAGCGCGCCTATCGAATCCGTAGTGGAAGAAATACAGGCGAGCTACGACGGAGAAGTCGTACTCGGTAATGATCTGGATATTTTTTAA
- the pobA gene encoding 4-hydroxybenzoate 3-monooxygenase: protein MEVIKTQVAIIGSGPSGLLLGQLLAKQGIDNVIVERSTADHVLSRIRAGILEQGFVDLIREAGCNARLDKEGHVHDGFQISVDGESTRINLKERTGGKVVTCYGQTEITRDMMEARSAAGLPSYYNAPVTEIVAPDSSNPAVRFEHEGTLYELQCDFIAGCDGFHGVSRPTIPDTIRKEYERVYPFGWLGLLSDTPPVDDELIYCKHPRGFALASQRSSTRSRYYLQVPATDKVEDWSDDKFWDELKKRLPAEASKNLQTGPSIEKSIAPLRSFVCEPMQYGRLFLVGDSAHIVPPTGAKGLNLAASDVATLYKIMTQVYKNDDMECIKQYSDICLRRVWHGERFSWWMTNMLHDFDELSVNNTDGAIFSHLMTSELDYCLHSESGKTMIAEQYVGLPYEEIKPTK, encoded by the coding sequence ATGGAAGTTATCAAAACACAAGTTGCAATTATTGGCTCTGGCCCTTCAGGTCTATTACTAGGTCAACTGCTTGCGAAACAAGGTATCGACAATGTCATTGTAGAACGTTCAACTGCGGATCATGTTCTGTCCAGAATACGTGCAGGCATCCTTGAGCAAGGTTTTGTAGACCTCATCAGAGAAGCGGGATGTAACGCTCGTTTGGACAAAGAAGGGCATGTTCATGACGGCTTCCAAATTAGTGTCGACGGCGAAAGTACCAGAATCAACCTGAAAGAGCGCACTGGCGGCAAAGTCGTGACTTGTTACGGGCAGACAGAAATCACACGAGATATGATGGAAGCAAGAAGTGCTGCTGGCCTACCAAGCTATTACAACGCGCCAGTTACCGAGATTGTCGCGCCTGACTCTTCTAACCCTGCGGTTCGATTTGAGCACGAAGGTACCCTTTATGAATTGCAATGTGATTTTATTGCTGGTTGTGATGGGTTCCATGGTGTATCCCGACCAACGATTCCAGATACCATCCGTAAAGAATATGAGCGAGTCTACCCGTTTGGTTGGCTTGGCCTACTAAGCGATACCCCACCTGTTGATGACGAATTGATTTACTGTAAACACCCACGAGGCTTTGCTTTAGCCAGCCAACGTTCATCCACTCGTTCACGCTATTACTTACAGGTTCCCGCAACGGATAAAGTTGAAGATTGGAGCGACGATAAGTTTTGGGACGAACTGAAAAAACGCTTACCAGCTGAAGCGAGCAAAAACTTACAAACCGGACCTAGTATCGAAAAAAGTATCGCGCCACTGCGTTCATTTGTGTGTGAACCGATGCAATATGGTCGATTGTTTCTAGTGGGTGACTCTGCACACATTGTACCGCCGACCGGTGCCAAAGGGCTTAACCTGGCAGCCTCTGACGTGGCGACGTTGTACAAGATCATGACTCAAGTTTACAAAAACGACGACATGGAGTGCATCAAGCAATATTCAGATATCTGCTTACGACGAGTATGGCACGGTGAGCGTTTCTCATGGTGGATGACCAATATGCTGCATGACTTTGACGAACTCAGCGTGAACAACACGGATGGCGCTATATTCAGTCACCTCATGACATCTGAACTGGATTACTGCCTGCATAGTGAATCAGGTAAAACGATGATTGCCGAGCAGTATGTCGGTTTACCGTATGAAGAGATTAAGCCGACAAAATAG
- a CDS encoding helix-turn-helix domain-containing protein, whose translation MSSISDVPRFFLYGEESDSNNSEFVHVETIAARSETRGWRIKPHRHGKLFQILVLDNGNAKISLDNKKIHVNNASVIAIPTGVVHGFVFSPNTEGYVVSIAEPMIQHSALSYAESVFETVLDKPRVLSFSTEDKVLTQLHDYCNLLSSELNAHDVGMRQASEWLAKMILLTLFRAIKQQDEETNVGGSINSHYYQFQKLLENNYRRHWTVAQYAQALQTSVSTLNRVCRKSKGVAAKAIIAERLFVEAKRSLLYTQLHVDQIAYNLGFEDPAYFSRFFKNKSGLSPTSFRQLNPFDTEY comes from the coding sequence ATGAGTTCGATATCTGATGTGCCAAGGTTCTTCTTATATGGAGAAGAGAGTGACAGCAATAATTCCGAGTTTGTTCACGTGGAGACCATTGCTGCTCGCAGCGAAACCAGAGGGTGGCGTATTAAGCCACATCGCCATGGAAAGCTATTCCAAATCTTAGTTCTGGATAATGGAAATGCGAAAATATCCTTAGATAATAAAAAGATACATGTTAATAATGCCAGCGTGATTGCAATTCCTACTGGGGTCGTTCATGGCTTTGTTTTTTCGCCGAATACGGAGGGATATGTTGTCAGTATCGCGGAACCGATGATTCAACATTCGGCGTTATCGTATGCAGAAAGTGTATTTGAGACGGTTCTGGATAAGCCAAGAGTGCTCTCATTTTCAACCGAGGATAAGGTTCTTACTCAACTGCATGATTATTGTAATTTATTGTCATCTGAATTAAATGCTCACGATGTGGGAATGAGACAAGCCTCTGAATGGTTAGCAAAGATGATTTTATTGACTCTGTTCCGAGCAATAAAGCAACAAGACGAAGAGACCAACGTTGGTGGTTCCATAAATAGTCACTACTATCAATTCCAAAAACTACTAGAGAATAACTATCGTCGTCATTGGACTGTCGCTCAATATGCGCAAGCGCTGCAAACGTCTGTTTCGACGTTAAATCGCGTATGTCGCAAATCAAAAGGGGTAGCGGCAAAAGCGATTATTGCAGAGCGGCTATTTGTGGAAGCGAAACGAAGCCTTCTGTATACCCAATTACATGTTGACCAAATTGCCTACAATCTGGGATTTGAGGACCCGGCGTATTTCTCTCGATTCTTTAAAAATAAATCTGGGTTGAGCCCGACTTCTTTCAGACAGCTCAACCCATTTGACACGGAATATTAG